One segment of Tetrapisispora phaffii CBS 4417 chromosome 1, complete genome DNA contains the following:
- the CBP6 gene encoding Cbp6p (similar to Saccharomyces cerevisiae CBP6 (YBR120C); ancestral locus Anc_3.380): MSKQAVKDAAKSMVKVLEKFPEERIKHVISFKDVQIERFQKISGAKMSTGAEAQKPSISDIKDIINRTSKPLGLSSKLLKEMQSSSPQEEFTEVSINEQIKALNNLMANKLKNYYDAGDKIYKPAGNPYYYQRLLDELEGKRKENIFTAFRTVVFGK, from the coding sequence ATGTCAAAACAAGCGGTAAAAGATGCAGCCAAAAGCATGGTTAAAGTTCTTGAGAAATTTCCAGAGGAACGTATTAAACATGTAATCTCATTCAAAGATGTACAGATTGAGAGATTCCAAAAGATCTCAGGGGCAAAAATGAGCACTGGAGCCGAGGCTCAAAAACCGTCTATTTCAgatattaaagatattattaacagAACTTCAAAACCATTAGGTTTAAGCTCTAAACTTTTGAAAGAAATGCAATCCTCTTCACCACAAGAAGAGTTTACCGAGGTTTCAATTAATGAACAGATTAAAGccttaaataatttaatggCCAATAAACTTAAGAACTATTATGATGCTGGTGACAAGATATACAAACCTGCCGGTAATCCATATTACTACCAAAGattattagatgaattaGAAGGTAAAAGGAAAGAGAACATTTTTACAGCTTTCAGAACGGTTGtatttggaaaataa
- the TPHA0A03470 gene encoding elongation factor 1-alpha (similar to Saccharomyces cerevisiae TEF2 (YBR118W) and TEF1 (YPR080W); ancestral locus Anc_3.378): MGKEKSHINVVVIGHVDSGKSTTTGHLIFKCGGIDKRTIEKFEKEAAELGKGSFKYAWVLDKLKAERERGITIDIALWKFETPKYQVTVIDAPGHRDFIKNMITGTSQADCAILIIAGGVGEFEAGISKDGQTREHALLAYTLGVKQLIVAVNKMDSVNWDESRFTEIIKETSNFIKKVGYNPKTVPFVPISGWNGDNMIEATTNAPWYKGWEKETKAGVVKGKTLLDAIDAIEQPSRPTDKPLRLPLQDVYKIGGIGTVPVGRVETGVIKPGMVVTFAPAGVTTEVKSVEMHHEQLEQGVPGDNVGFNVKNVSVKEIRRGNVCGDSKNDPPKASESFNATVIVLNHPGQISAGYSPVLDCHTAHIACKFDELLEKNDRRSGKKIEDAPKFLKSGDAALVKFVPSKPMCVEAFTDYPPLGRFAVRDMRQTVAVGVIKSVVKTDKAGKVTKAAQKATK, encoded by the coding sequence ATGGGTAAAGAGAAGTCTCACATTAACGTTGTCGTCATTGGTCATGTCGATTCAGGTAAATCTACTACCACCGGTCACTTAATCTTCAAGTGTGGTGGTATTGACAAGAGAACCATCGAAAAGTTTGAAAAGGAAGCTGCCGAATTAGGTAAGGGTTCTTTCAAGTACGCTTGGGTTTTAGACAAGTTAAAGGCCGAAAGAGAAAGAGGTATCACTATCGATATCGCTTTATGGAAGTTCGAAACTCCAAAGTACCAAGTTACCGTTATTGATGCTCCAGGTCACAGAGATTTCATCAAGAACATGATTACCGGTACTTCCCAAGCTGATTGTGCTATTTTAATCATTGCTGGTGGTGTCGGTGAATTCGAAGCCGGTATTTCCAAGGATGGTCAAACCAGAGAACACGCTTTATTAGCTTACACTCTAGGTgttaaacaattaattgTTGCTGTCAACAAGATGGACTCCGTCAACTGGGATGAATCCAGATTCACTGAAATTATCAAGGAAACCTCCAACTTCATCAAGAAGGTCGGTTACAACCCAAAGACTGTTCCATTCGTTCCAATCTCTGGTTGGAATGGTGACAACATGATTGAAGCTACCACTAATGCTCCTTGGTACAAGGGTTGGGAAAAGGAAACCAAGGCCGGTGTTGTCAAGGGTAAGACTTTATTAGACGCCATTGACGCCATTGAACAACCATCCAGACCAACTGACAAGCCATTAAGATTACCATTACAAGATGTTTACAAGATTGGTGGTATTGGTACTGTGCCAGTCGGTAGAGTCGAAACCGGTGTTATCAAGCCAGGTATGGTTGTCACTTTCGCCCCAGCCGGTGTTACTACCGAAGTTAAATCCGTCGAAATGCATCACGAACAATTAGAACAAGGTGTTCCAGGTGACAACGTCGGTTTCAACGTCAAGAATGTTTCCGTTAAGGAAATTAGAAGAGGTAACGTCTGTGGTGACTCCAAGAACGATCCACCAAAGGCCTCTGAATCTTTCAACGCCACTGTTATCGTCTTAAACCACCCAGGTCAAATCTCTGCTGGTTACTCTCCAGTCTTAGATTGTCACACTGCTCACATCGCTTGTAAATTcgatgaattattagaaaagaACGACAGAAGATCCGGTAAGAAGATCGAAGATGCTCCAAAATTCTTGAAATCTGGTGACGCCGCTTTAGTTAAGTTCGTCCCATCTAAGCCAATGTGTGTTGAAGCTTTCACTGACTACCCACCATTAGGTAGATTCGCTGTCAGAGATATGAGACAAACTGTCGCTGTCGGTGTTATCAAGTCCGTTGTCAAGACTGACAAGGCTGGTAAGGTCACCAAGGCTGCTCAAAAGGCTACTAAATAA